The genomic window TGGTTTGCGTACCAACGACTTCtatttttatcagacaaaaatGAACCTAAGTTATGCCTTGAAAAGGGATTAAATGAAAAACATGTAAGTATGCaacaatattgtatttatttgACGATTTATAAGCTATGAATAACTACGATTGAAAGAGGATCATAACGTATCATATTCTAGTAATTTAGCAGTTAGTAGAAAGTTAGTTAACttctaacttaaaaaaaaaataaaataacttcataaaattaatattattaatgcattaattaatttTCTTGCTGTTTGTTTCGTTACTTTATATAATTTGTTAATAGTCATTTTGCCAAGGAATGTTCCCTTGTTCGGTCATAAAAAACTCTGCAAATTCTTGTCTCACATCTTTCGCAGCACTACTTGATTTCCGAGCTCTCTTATCGAAACTATGGAATGGCATATTGTTTTGCATCTCGTTCCTCCAAGCTCCAGAAATAATATTACCACTGTCTTTGTCTTCAGAATCGAAAGTTCCAGGTGGAGTGTAGGTGGtccttgattttttttttcttaaataattatgtaaacaaatacaAGCAGTCACAATTGTCCCCGCTTTCGTTGGTTCAAGTAACATTATTTTTCTGAAAACTCGAAATCGTGCAGATAATATTCCGAACACATTCTCTGATACCCTTCGCGCTCTTGATAGtctataattaaatattcttccCTGTGATCATTTTTCTTGGGTACCTGGATAAGGTTTCATCAAATTTGGTGACAATGGAAAAGCATCGTCACCCAGAAAAACATAAGGAACAGCCATGGCTCTACCAGGAAGCTTTTCATTATTAGGTAGATTAAGTTTACATTCGGACAACATTCTTTTGAACTGGGTATTTTCGTAAACACCACCATCCGATATGCGTCCCTGGCAGCCAACATTCATATACAACACTTCGTAATTTGCATTAGCAACAATAAAAAGCACAATGCTAAAAAACGATTTGTAATTAAAGTAATCGCTTCCACTGTGTTCTGGTGATTGAATCATAATATGTTTTCAGTCCATAACTCCTGTACATTGTGGAAAATTCCATAGAATATTAAACTGTGTTGCCACTACTTTCCACTCTTCAGCAGTTCCAGgcatctataaaaaaatatatttttaggattcTGGGTCGGAAGAAGTTGAGGCAGAAATCTCCCAAAATCAAAATATGTTACCAAATGAGGGAAATACAAGTAATACAATAGTCCCACCATCATCGGATTCAGAACCACCGAATTCACAACCAGGTCCGTCGACAGCGCCTTGTATTGGGAAAAAAACTAAATGTTCAAAAAGGAAGGTTTCAACTGGTGACCAAAGGCAAGAGGAAGCTTACAACGTATTGAAAGAACTTCAAGCTAAGAAAAATCGCCATAAATACAGTGCCTTTGGGGAGCATGTTGCAATGAAAATGGAAGCTTTAAAatcaagttatgctcaaaatgtGGTGGAGCAtgaaatatcaaatattttgttTCAAGCAAGTATCGGAAAATATGACTATCCTGCTACTGGACATTCTGGACAAATGACTCCAATTTCAACACATTCATCAAGTTCCAGTTTTCCCATACATCCACCTCTTTCATCACCAGATGACACATGATCACTCACATCACACCACAATCAACTACTATCACCACAATATGTATCATCCCCTTCACCATAATACATACCACAAGTGACAGAATCTCAAACAGTACCTGAACTACGCTCGCCACAATATGCATTACCATCTTCATCACAATACATCCCACAACAAACACAGGATATACCACTCACAGATTCACAAACAGAACAGGAAACAAGTTTGGCTGCATCTAGTATTCTGCTGGAAGCTATAAATACTGCTAATATATTAGACTAATAATGTGTACCCCATGATGTTTCATATGATTTGCATTAAAATAGTTTcttaaataaaaactttctaaATGCGTTTTCAGTTATTTTTGGAAACGAATCGAACATGACCCCAGGGAACAAAAATTGAATATTTTACCAAACTTGCTCTGCTAAAGAAaccgtcaaaaatatttataataatagaaTACACTTACTTTTATTTGATCGCCAAGAACTTCACATATTGCTATACATACTTCTGGTACAATTTTTGAAATCGCTTGCTTTGAAATCCTAAATAAATGCATTAATGAAGTGTAGGAATCTCCGGTAGCCAAAAATCTTAAAGTAATTAGTAGGCGTTCGGTAGGTGTGATGGCTTTTCTAAAATTAGTgtcattttttgtaatttttggtcCAACAAGATTGAGCAACCACTCAAAATCGGAATCAGTCATACGGAGAAAGTTTCTTATTTGTCCGTCTTCAATACGTCCTGCTAACAAATCATCTTTTCTCAAAGCATTTATTAACTCAATTCCTCCATGTGTGTTTCTTCCTATGAGGCTTGGTCGTACCCAATATTTATGTTTTCGTTTCTTTTTTTTACTCAACATAATAAATGATGCAGCTGCTAAGATAATATCGTCATCAATCGACCCCATTTTGTCAACACAATAGTCTTGATGGAGACTGCCAGTTAACAACTAACATGTTTCCTAAATTATTGTTGACAACTTTATGTTTAGATGTGGACAACGATAAAAAACAAAAGTTGGTGACTTCGGAAGAGTTGCAAACACAAAAGTTGCCAACTTTTCAGTGGATACGCGCCTTAGTGTATTATGTATATAGCACCCAAAAAACcgatttgcaacctggctgctcaagtgtcctgaacatggtatatttttgccttatttcctgGTGTATCTGTGGTGTTGCAAAAGCGGTAACAAGAATAATTATAAGAAAGTGGGTAGCTCATATATCTCTAGAATAGTTGAGGAATTCACCAGAACACAGAGAGGCGAAACAGTTATTTATAGAACATTCAAAATTTACAGCGGACCTATTAGGCAAAGACAAAAAACAGTCAAAGCTAAAGTAGGGCTTTTAACAGTGCACTGTAAGCTTAATCGGGCAGTCGATGTTGATGGGATTGGCAGATGATGACAAGacagttaaaaaataattatagaaaaccttcagcgaaaagtacgaacacacctcacgaaagcacaaaaacaccaccctaaaagtgcagtagaacgaacgacattaccgcggtatttaggaggaagaggacttatggatataggtgagaaATTAGATAAACATATTGCTAATTGAAAGACTTATTTTCAGATGGAGGCTGAGACATCTAATCTAcaccgcgctatttgcgcagtagatgacacaacaccgatcaaactgagggaaaaaatgcgcacctggatgggcaaacctctgcacgggcgacatccgaatgaggtcagccaagactatgtcgacaatacggcgtcgaactattggttgacatcaggaaagatgttccctgaaacaaaAGGTTCATTATTGGCCATTCAGGAATAGGTTATACCaactaaaaattacctgaaatatatcgtgaAAGACCCTGATATCCAGAACGAGAAATGACGATATTTTTGCCGAACCCAAGAGACCATCCAACATGTTACAGGGGGCTTCCAGGCATTttctgcaactgaatacaaggaacggcatgatgcagAAGGGAAAAATCCTTGATctagagatagctatcaagctgggacttctccaaacggaccatctcccatattatcaatacgaccctgagagtatgcttgaggatggcaactacaagttATACTGGGCCGTACGTGCTCACAGAACAAACactggcacataatagaccagatctcgtactagctaataaattaacaagacaaacaacactaattgatgtggcgatacctaacaaaaataatctacgtagtaaatttactgaaaagttcgccaagtacagagatctggaaattcaaatacgaagacaacggagaatgcaaagtacccagacaatacctattattatgtctactactggagtcattccgaagaacatcctcgaaaacataaaaagctgggtctaaatgaacacctttataagaccatgcagaaaactgactactcgcgacggccagatgtgtacgaaaatttctgggagatacgccagcataccaagtcacctaagGCTCGATAACACTGAAAGAGTCCGAGCAGAACTCAGTCcgtttgataccgtaggtatctgggatgagttaGTTttcccccttagagggagtgtgagccgtatggctaaatctgacagtaataatattttagaaaaaatttaatacacataGAACGCCAATAAAACTAAGGATTGATGATAAGTCAGATAAATTAATAGCAATGTCCCAAAAAGCAAGAAGCGATatgaaagaacaaaaagaaaactacaaaaaaataaagcaaTAAGCAAAACAAAATAAGAAGTTTAATATGAAATCCAAATCACAAACAGAGAAAACAGTATCCTAAAAAATAGGAATAAAATACTCAAggcgaagaaataaattttttgactttttaaaagttttattactttttaaaggAGTCGAGCAAATAAGattgtaatttattattttattggaaTATAGGCCACAATTTAAGGGGGGGTATAGTTAATTCtacgtttttttgcataattttaaaactttttccttTGAAAGTGATACGGTTAAATTAAATGGGTAAAAGGATATCTTAAAGAACAACACTTAAAGATTATTCAgttgaatttttattaaaaaatattaaaaaatgaagcagTGACGTCATTTTTAAATAGATGATCCAAAAAAGCAGATGATTTGCGGTGTACACCATATCTTCGAACAGAATCATTTGAAACATATAAACCAAAAAGACTATTTTAGTTTAAGAGTTTTTTGaggtagtgacgtcgagtttttATGATTACTTAaagtgaaaaaatcgaaaaaaaaaaacaaaaaaaagtctgTTCGGTaaagagaaaaatggtaatataaacaaaaaaatattaaaataagcaAAAACTCGACGTAACTACCTAGTAAAATATCTGaaaaaaattgtgcaaaattTCAGAATGATAGGtgcattact from Diabrotica virgifera virgifera chromosome 5, PGI_DIABVI_V3a includes these protein-coding regions:
- the LOC126885343 gene encoding uncharacterized protein LOC126885343, producing MSVVITWTNELIDTLIDLYHTQSVLWNPKDVNYKNKNKKKDAWKTISDVMGLHELEIQRKIKNLTAQFFRKKKKLKEENKSGSATSDTTKWFAYQRLLFLSDKNEPKLCLEKGLNEKHDSGSEEVEAEISQNQNMLPNEGNTSNTIVPPSSDSEPPNSQPGPSTAPCIGKKTKCSKRKVSTGDQRQEEAYNVLKELQAKKNRHKYSAFGEHVAMKMEALKSSYAQNVVEHEISNILFQASIGKYDYPATGHSGQMTPISTHSSSSSFPIHPPLSSPDDT